The stretch of DNA AGCGAGGCCCACGCACCTCCTGACCCCGTGACCCGTGTCCACACCATCACGACAGACACAGTACCTGATCTGAAGGCGTGGACCGACAGTGCTTTGCGTGCCGCAGGATCCACCGACTAATCCTAAACATGCTTATCAGCTTAAGATTAAACTAACTATCTGCATGGATAGTGTCAGAAAAAAAACTATCTGCATGGGTACATGTAATGAATCTGCAGGTTATGTGTTCAATTCAGCCTCAGCCAGGCGAGACCGCCAGAGGATCCAGATGCCCAGCAATGTTCCAGGCCTAGGATGGCAACGGGCGGGGTTTGGGTCGGATATCTGCATTTCGAGTCTAGCGGACTCGGGTTCAGGGGTGATTTCGTACCTGTAGTTTTCGGGCTCGGGCTCCTGAAACCTATCAATTTCAATTTGATTTTTCATCCGTGGATACTGGATACCCAGTATTTAACCATTTCAAATAAAAATTCATATTTTATAGTATGCTAATAATAACTATGTTTATTTAaactattaaatttattttaagttgacttagaaaattatttactatttattgCCTCTTTTTTTATACATGTGAATGTGTTATATACCCTATATATGTTTATAGGAAGTTGTTAAACAGTATGCCTAAATACATAGCAAAATTTATGTATCTAAATTTGTCaaaacgatctataatttggaaAGGATGGAGTATAAAAATCTATCAttgcaaataaaaattatgATTACAAAATAAACGCAAGTCACAATAACCATATCAATATAAATATCAAAATCGAATTAGCGGTTCAATGAGGTACgacaaactctaacaaaaacacTAGTTCCTTCATCCCTTGTTCCTtgattcctttttttcttttgatcgaCTATGGCTATCATTTCATTTGGTTGCCAACTTGCCATGTGCACCAAGCCAAACATAAATAAACAGCTCAGACTTGTCCTTCTACTGTCATACTGGTTGGCGAATCATTACAAGTAgagtcagttggatccatgccactacaatttcacgaagttggatttcatgttgaaattcatgccattgagtggcatgattttcaatgtgaaacccaatttcacagAGTTGTGGTgtcatgaatcgaattttcccttacaAGAGTGCCCACGGAcacttctttttttgttttaggAAGAAAAATCAGCCGCGGTATAAAACGCAGCCCCTACCCGACTAGTAACAACCTGCCCTGTCCTGGGGTGGGCGAGACGCCTCAACGCAAGACGAGACACGAGAGGCGAGGAGGCACCGAAAAGCAACCAACTATTTCGCGGTTTCGCCtcaccggccgcgccgcccaccgTCGCCTCGACTCGTTCGGATGgggtcctccctcctctctgacGAATCCCCAAGCAAGGTAATTTCTCCCCAAGTCCCCCATCATCTttcctgctctctcctcttcCCCATCCCGCCATCCTTCCAGCCACTCCGAAGATCTAGAATCTTCTTCTGCCTCTGCCCCTATCTCTCGCTCTCCATGCGTGAATGAACagagaggaaagagagagacagagatgCATGCATCGAAGCTGGTAGTCGTTTAATTTCCGTCCGTCCCGCTGATCTTCCTCCCACCTTTCTTGACCACGGAACCTTTGCAGCTAAAAGGCGCCGAAGATTGTTAGGCTACTTGTTAATTAATAATTGGTATCGAGATTAAACTAAAGTGATTGGTAACCATCAGTATCAAGATGTCAAAGCCCGGCACCTTTTCACGGGGTTGATACCTTCATTATAGTTTATTCAGTAGCAGCCTAATCTGCAGATGCCACTTGTTTCCCCCTTCCCCACCGGCGTTGTCACTGTTCCAGACATGGACACATTTACTTCCTTTCCCCCTTTTACTTTTGATTCAACTAATTGGCTGTTTCTAGTCTTAGTTTATGTTTGTTCTTTCTCACTCGTACAGGTTTTTTATCTGCTTGTGCCATATGTGTCCCGGGAAAAGTTTCCCGTAGCTTTGAGGAACCCTGAACGGTTcccatttttctttctctttctttcgtAAATGTTCCATTTTGGCGGCTGGAGAGAACAACAGTATTATTTCTGCTTGTGCCATATGTGTCCCGGGAAAAGTTCCCTGTAGCCATCAGGAACCCTGAATGGTTCCcagttttctttctttctttctttctttctttcataaATGTTCCATTTTGGTGGCTGGAGAGAACAGTACTATTATTTCTGCTTGTGCCATATGCCCGGGAAAAGTTTCCCGTAGCTTTCAGAAACCATGAACGGCCCCTATTTTTTTTCGTTCTTTCTTTCATAAATGCTCCATTTTGATGGCTGGAGTACTATTATTTTTAGAATTATTCAGTTTTAATATGTGGAGGAGATCAGGAGAGTAGTGATGTATTGTAGGAGAGTAGTGATGTATTGTACACAATTGATGTTGACTGGAGGGAAAAAAATGTTATCTGTAAATTTTAAACACAACTTTCCAGTCTCCTCAGCCTTGTATTGAGCTGAGCTGTGATGTGATTTGTACAGATACAGACTACAAAACATACCAAATCTTATCTATTTGTCCTACTCATTGTTTGGTTCCATGCTTCCTGATTTTATATGCAATTTTTGTAtggagagaagaaaagaaatttattattCATGGAGTCATACTTACTGTTGTAAGAAATAAGACTTGCTGACCTTTTTTTGATGGGTTGTTATCAGGCCTTTTAGCTGAAGAAACAATCCTGCAACAGAATGGAGAGCTCCTCAGCTAGGAACAATGGTTCTGTGGAGAATAACTTGGGTTATACAAGAAGTGCATCCATGGATTCAGCAGGTCCTCCTTTAGCTGCTAGGTCCGGCTCAATGTTAAGTAGGAGAAGTAGCAGACAGGCCTCGAGGGGATCCATCAGCCTCTCCCGTGAGATGGGGGACTCCATACTGAATTCAATGAGGCATTCTCTTCAGTCAGCAGATCAATTGCTCGGGGATGTCGATAGCTCTATTCTGGCTCAGCTCATCGAAAGTGGCAGAGCTTTACCACCCGAAGGTGATGTTGATGAGGATACAGCTAATACCTCAGAGCATCATAAGGTTGGACCTCTTCCAGATGATGTGGAGGTGCAAAACAATGGCAAAAGTGTGGTGGCACCTATATCTTTAGTAGAAACAAAAGTTTCTATTTCTAACACTCCAGCAGATTCATGTACCAAGGTAAAGATAATAGTTGGGTCGAGCAGTTGCTTATCATTCTCAAACAAATGACTGCTCTGTTGATGCAATGTTTAAAGGTTGTATTTCTTTTGCTAGAAGAGCTGACATGAAAGTGCCTTGGTTTTCCTGTAGGTTGAACCATACAAGCTTTCTCTGAGGCTCGACTATGCTGCTTACATGATCCATTTAGCTGTCTTTGGATTTCTGGGGGTAATTTCCTAAGATCTTTCATGAGGTTTCATGCTATTACTTGTGGAGGACTTGAACCAATGATGTTCAGTGAAATTTACTTTGAGATTTGTTATCTCAACCTGTTCCAACTTAGTTGTCTGCCAGCACCAAGTGTTGATGTGTGGTTGCTTAGATTGAAGGATCTGGCAAGAATTCTATTACAGGATGACTATCCATAATGCATTATTCTCAATTCCCTTGGAGTAATTATGCTTTTGATAACTGATCAGGTATTCACAAGGTATGGACTCCAAAAGCTGTTTGGCCCAGACTGCTTGGCACTCACCTCAGACCAAAGCCCGCTATACCCTGATCTTCCATCTAATATGGTATGTCCTATCCTTGTAGTGCTGAAGTTGCACACTACATCGAGTCAAGGAATTCTTGTAGACAGAGAGAAACCACAGGAGATTTGATCTGTATATACTAACTCTTGTTGATTGCTAAATTGCATGGGCCAGCTTGGATCTTTTCTGATGGGCTGGTTTGGGATCATCTTCAAGGCTGATATAAGGAACATATCTGATCATCTTATCATTGGAATCACTACTGGCTACATGGGAAGCCTTACCACTTTCAGTGGGTGGAACCAAAAAATGGTTGGCTTGTCTTCCAAAGGCCACTGGGTATATGCTATAGCAGGCATAGTACTAGGTATctcatcatctttttttttatgatAAAGTGCAAAATTCATAAACTAGATGTTATCTAACCAAAAACCAGGAGAAAAATCATCCTTCTGATGGTTAACAACACTGATTCAGGAATGTTCATTGTCAATGAGTCCATCACGGTTGGTGCGGAGACGGGTGAGCGCCTACGGAGTTTGATCCTGAAATACATCAAGGGGAGGTGTTCAATAGGTCACAAATATGACTGGGAGCACTGGAGGGTAGATACCAGGACTAAGCAGTCTGTGCTTCTGTCAGTGATGATGATTGTGATGTCCTTCTTATGGGTTCTGAGCATTGCATTAGCTGTAGTAAAGGTGCGTAGTCTTTCTGATGGTGCTGTACTCTGGATGGGCTGCTCGGTAGCGCCTCCAGGTGTTTGGCTACGCTGGTACCTGGCAAGGCTGAATGGTCAGGGAATTGGCAAGCACCAATCCTTCAAATGGCTGCCCATTGGGACCCTTGCAGCCAATGTTCTTGCTGCAGGTATCATGGCAGCGCTTGCTGTAACATCCAAAGCGGTATGGCCAAACAATTTTTCCGCTGAAGTTTACACCATGGTAAAAAAGTGTGTACATCTGATCCGTTTGATTTTTCTTCCAGGTACATACAAATCGATCGACAACTATTCTTAGTGGCATACAGCTTGGCTTCCTTGGTTGCTTGAGCACAGTGTCTACTTTTGCTGCTGAAGTTTACACCATGAGAAGAAGTGGGCAGATCGCAAGGGCTTTTGTTTATGCTGCATCCACCTTCCTGCTCTCTTTTGTGCTGGGAACTCTAATATACTCTCTGCCAGTTTGGAAAAAGCATTACAGATGACTTTTGGCAACTTCAGGATCCAACATAGTAGCTGCTGGCTCAAATACGTAATGAAACTTTTCAGAACATATAAGATTGTGTGTCAATGTACTTAGGAGAATCTGAAAACCTAAATGAAAGTACAAGGCGCGAAGCCAAGAGCTTGAAGGCTCATGGCTACGGGAGAGAAACTGGATCAATTATGCAATTTTGCTGCACAAATGTGACTCAGAACCACAATACATACCTGGATAGGAAAAAAACTCCAGCTTTACCTGTAGAACTCGTGTAGTGGCCTGGAACATTTTTTGACTTGGAGAATCGAGCATATGTATGTTCAAAGTGTCATCTTGTATTTGTGAACCAAATTGTATCACAAATGTGTGGTATCTGGTACAATGTATGATGCATCCATTAGTGTGGGATTAACTTCAATTGTGTTCTCATGCTGTCTCATGTAAATGCATTACATTTGTACATGTCTTTTTGTAGGTAAAGACCAATTAGCCTAATTAATTTTTGAccagaaaataattatttttatggtGCCAACTGCCAAGTACTCTTGCGCAAGAAATGTTATATACTGAATGAAAATATATGTTGTTTTTGTGATGTTGAGGGATGTTGCCACTTGACCATAAAGATAGATAGGATTTGTTTGCAGCTCCAAGAAATTTATGAGCTGCTCATCCCTAGCTTCAGAAAATCCTGGAGCTGGATCTGTGGGCATATTCAAGGTATTCAGTTAAGCaatttagttattatttttaattAACTACATACATAAACCATATTATTTTATCTTACAAACTCCAATCCTGTATCGACGCTACAAAAGATTCCAAAATGCACATGTAGTTATCTCATAAgggtataaaaaaataattgttttggCACTTTTTTGAGCTTCCTTTTCCTGTGATACGTCAGCATGCTGCTGGAAAAATATTTGGTGACCAACAATCTGAATGCTGTCCAAACTACTGAGCAACTGACACGCCAAATTACAGGACACTATTTACAATATATCATCTGTAATCTGCCCAAGAAAAGAACAACAGAGGTTAGCTTTGTCACAATTTTTTTGGGCCATTAGCTTTCTCACATTTTCTTCACTTATTCAAACAAAAGATTTATGCAATTGGCCCAGACCAATCATATGATAGTTTGCAATCAAAGTGATAATTTGTTTCATGTACCACAACAAAAGAACTATATTTCTTGCTGTAATGCGAGAAATTGAGAATCTGTACATACAGCTGTAACATGTATATGAAATCATTAAATAAAATATTGAGATGCACATGCACGCATCATCCTTAAGAATATTAGTTGAAAGATGGCACGAATTTCCTGTTTCCTGTATCCGTTGGCATGTGATGTGAGAGCAGCTTGAGAAAACTTGCAAATcttctttcaaaaaagaaaagttgcACCCCTGGGCCCCAGCCCCAACTGGCAGCAAAACAGCAGAACACTGTTCACTCGGCAATATTCCTTGAAAATGTTCACAGTGATCTATTCTTTTGTGCGGTTGTGCCAAGCACATCATAATGCGATGTCCACTTACCCtttggccgtgtttagatgttttgcaaaaaaaatttgtgatggaatcttgctaatttgaagtactaaatgaagtctatttacaaaactttttgcacaaatgggttgtaaaaagcgagacgaatctaatgatgctaattaatccataattaattaataattagcggatggttactgtagcatcactgttgtaaatcatggattaaataggctcattagatttgtctcgcgatttacagcccatctatgcaaaaaaatttataaatagactttatttagtacttcatgcatgtgtcgaaatattcgatgtgatgtttttttttgcgtttacggggtttatggggtgggaactaaacagggcctttgcCATTCCTTTCAGTTTTGGATGCAACTACAGTCATGGACTCCTGCAGGGACGCAGCTGTCTTATCTCTGCTTTATTGAAATGGGTGTCTCCTGTGCAACAAAAAAGCAGCTTTACCATGCCAAAAGCCCTTGTAAGCATGATCATCTTTCAACCTTACCAAACTAAGGCAACCATCCGTTTACTCTGGATGATCCAATTTGCCCAGTTGCTTCTCTACCTTATTCAACAATTCTCTGTTCCCATGTATGGTGCAACTCCTAACCAAAATCTCCCAAAATCTTTCGTTAAAACTAAACGGTGAGCTTTTGATCCATTCAACTACTTTATCATCGGGTGATGCGTGGCTAACCAAATCCACCATACACAAACAATGGTCTTGTCCTGGCACAATCCTGTATCTCTCATTCATCAAATCAAAGAATTTCATCCCCTCTTCAACTAGGCTGCAATGGCAGCAAGCTGTCAAAACCAGGAAGAATGTATTAGCATCAGGCTTCAGTCTCTCATGAATCATCTGAACAAAGAATCCAATCGCATCCTGTGCATGCCCATGATGGCATAGAGCAGACAACATGCCATTCCACAACATAGCACTCTTCCTCTCCCTACCTGTTAGTCCACCAAGCACCTGTATGGCACCATCCAAATAGCCACATTTTGAATACATGTCAATGAGTGAGCTAATGATCATTACACTTCGATCAAAGCCACTTCTTAGCAACATTCCATGGATCTGCTGCCCAAGTTTCAGTGAATGCATAGGCATAGCTGCACATGCACTCAGACAACTAGCAAAGGTGAATTGATCTGGCTGCAAACCTTCCCTCATCAAGTGTTGGAACATATTCAGTGCTTCCACAGGCTTCCCGTGGCAAACATATCCCTTGACGAGGGCATTCCATGAAAATACATTCTTCTCTGGCATCTGATTAAATAGCTCACGAGCAGTAGCCAATTGGCCATCTTCAGCACAGGCACAAACTATTGTTGTCCACATACGCAAATCTTTGGTAGGCCTTTCGTCAAACAGATTCCTAGCATCATCAGTGCAACCGCATTTGCTGTACACATCAAGAAGAGAGCTGGCAATGCTGACATCAGATAGGAACCCGAGAACCGCCAAATGGCCATGGAATTGCGTGGCAAGCTCGCTGTCCATGAGCTCGGCACAGGCCCCAAGGAGCGCGATGAAGGTGCGATGGCTGTACCCAAGGGAAGGGTACGTGTTCCGGAGATTGGAGTACAGCTCCACGGCTGCACGCGCTTCACAGCCGCGCCCGAGCGCAAGCATAACAGCATTGTAGGAGACGAGCTCCCGGTGTGGCATGTTGGCAAAGACCTCGGCAGCGGGCGCCGCGAGCCCCAGGCGCGCGTACCCCGCGAGCATGGCGTTGTAGGAGTGGAGGCTGGGGCGGGGCATTTTGGCGAACAGCCGGCGGGCGTCGGCGGGGCGGCCGAGGAGGAAGTGCAGCGACAGGAGGCGGTCAGCCAGCTGAGTGGAGCAGGGGACAAGGCGCTTGAGGCCCGCGAGGCGGACGTAGAGGAGGAGGCGTCCAGCCAGGGAGGGGAAGGACGGCGCGGCTgggcggagcaggaggaggcccgcgagggaggagaggagcggGAACGGCGCGCgcaggccggcgcgggcgagggTGGGCAggagggagacggcggcgggggcgttGCCGCCCGAGATGCAGTGGTGGAGCGCGCCGAGGAGGCCGGAGTACTGCCGTGGcgaggccggaggcggcggccggcctggggcgGGCATGGGGAGGGGTCGCGGCCTCCCGAAGCCAGCTGAGCTCGGTCGGGacgggcgcacggcggcggccagggcgctCGTGCTGCAGATGGCCGCTGGCTGGATGCCGCGAACGTGGGCCGTCCAATTCAAAAACGGACGGCTGCGATGGACCATAGTGCGCTACTGTGACGATGAGAGGAAGGAAGATCTGACGAAGAGGCGCTGTTGAGGAACGGCATCTTAGATGTCATATTACGTATCACTTCGCACTCTAATCTTGCTGATCCCATGATGTTTTGATCGATTTGTAATCTCTATGGTAGCCATGGCGTTGATTTCTCTGTTCGTTGTATTGGTCGTCTTGTTAGGTTTGCTAGGTGGAGTGGGTTTTTTCTTGCTGCTTTGGGTTGGTTGCCACTAGCTTAACTCAATTACTCTGTCCTATTTATTTCTTCATAAAGAAAAAACTCTGTCCTATTGAAGGTTCTTTTGTAGTTACGCCGTAGTAATTcattttattttaaagaaatacGTGCGATCGTGAAAAAGAGGCCGCAGCTTGCTTGCTCTTGTAATCTGTGGGCCTGTCGGGCACCTCCTACGCCGAGGTCTCAGTTTGCTATTTGTGTCGCAATTTTGCAATGTATCTGAATCCTGAATCCATACCGTTTCTATCATGTCGGCAAAAGTGCCAATCAACCTTGCCCCAAAATTCACCCTGGCTTGTGCGGCCGTGCCGCAAATCATCGCCTAGCCATACCACTTTTCAAATGACAGCAAGTCATCTACATGCATAAAGTCTGAGGCAGCAGTGCTAGGCCATAATAGGTTCAAAGCTAATGACTGTCTGCTTGAGTAATTGAGTTAAATTCTCCTTCTGAGTCTCAGGTATGATAAACTTCATGGAAAAACTGAAAGTGCCTTTTGCTATAATTTACAGAGGTGCGCACTGCGAACATTCCCAATGCACAAGAAAACAATGTATGGTAAATGAGGGAATGAGAAAGAAGATAAGTTAAAACAATGCTGTCCTTGGTCAGTGCCCGTATGCAAATTTCAGGCAACTATTTCACATGTGTTTGTACGTGCAGCAGAGGTCCACCTGACAATCACTGTATTTTGCTGAAATCCTTATATGTGACACAATACCAAGAGACATAATAGGCCATCTGCAATATGCTAAACTACATTGTAGATTGGTTTTCCTATGCTTCAGAACTAAACCGATGGCAGCTCCAGTTCTCCAACCACTGTTGCTAGTGGAAACAAAGACAGATTCCAGATGTTCAATCACTGTTGCTGATGGAAATAAAGACATGGCTTGGTCGCACTACCTCAACAATCAGGATCGTCGGACATGAAATTTCAGATTAAATCAGGCTTATCTGAGTGGGCAGCTAGATTTACATAGGGCCGAAGGCTTCAGTAGTTCAAATACGAGCTGGCTAACAAATTTCGTCTGCAAATATAATGTCGAATATGGATTGAACTGCAAAATGAGGAAAGCAGAATGTCAGTCAGCTGTGTATTTGGACACTTATAATTGCCATAACTGAAACTAACCGGATAATCTATTCTATTTATTCATTACTCGCCTTCATCTTTTGGTATGTTTGGCTGGTCTACTAAGAGTTGGCGGAGTGCAGCAATGTCACTGGAACTGCAAATGAATGAACACCACCATTGCTCTTAGTTAATAGAGTACCAATGGATTATTTTTGAATTGCAAGCCTTCTAGATGCTAAATTAAGAAAGAAAGTATCACTATTTTTTACAAGAAACTCAAGAGAGAATGAACTCCAGAGAGAACAAATCAGAGTTGAATAGGGTAAGCTGAATCCATTGAACTTGCCTGCTCTTCCATGTCAACAAGGAGATAACTGATGATTTTAGTGCAAACCTGTTCAAATGGCAATCAGGATAAGTTCATAGGAACACAGGCAGGAAAAGGGGGAGGGGGATCTACTGTGGAAAACTATGCGAGTAGCGGCAGGACATATGTCTATGACATCCTAAACATAAGATTACAGCGAGAGAATATAAAAATCATGTCTCAATTTGTGGATTGGCAAACTAAAATTAAGTTGGAAATAGCTGGTACTGAATGTACAAATCAGCATGAACTGAACTTCTTAGTCATAGTTAGCTATGCTTGGATTGGGTCATAACGAATCAGGTCCAGAAAAATGATCTTAACAAAACAAAACTCCGATGAACCAGCAACCAGCATACTTATCGTAAGAGCAAATGCAAGCTACTCATGGTTAATATGGGCACTTGCAGAAGGGGCCTATAAAGAATTCCTTTCTTACTCATCCTGGTGCATCTCGCATAATGTCCGAAGCCCATCCAAGCATTCCGCAATAGTTGGCGAAATTCCCACTTGTAACTGCATCTGTTTCGCTGTGAGTGCTGACCCGCCTCTCACCATCTGGTTAGTATCACGTAGAGCCTTATTTAGAGCTCTCACAATGCCATTTAACCTCTCCCTGAGCACTTGGCAGTATTATCATCAGGCATAATTGAATATAAAAAATCCCTTTTGCTTGTTCATGTCAAAATTGAAGGGAATGACAACAAAAGTGAAGCAGCTTACAGTGTCTCCCTCATAGAAACAAACAAGAGCTCCAGATTCTCAAACTGCTTCCCCATGAGGTCCTCTGGGATGTTAGCCACACTACGCAAGGCACCATAATTCTTGTCCTCTCCAAGCACCTTACATCAAATGATGCAAGAATTAGTTACTCCGGATAGTTGGGAAGCTAACATGACAACACAACTACATGTCATGGCAATTAAGTTATACATATTTTCAACAACACTAGTAATCCGCCATCTTGCTTGCAAAGTCATAATTGCAAAATTGCACATTGTGATTAGTAGGTACAGGTTCTGTGAAGCCAGAAAATGTGCTGTTGCAATCTAAAAAATGCTGAAGAACAATTACGAGAGTAAATACTCTCCAATCGTATTGTGAAACCTTGTGCTGCCAAACTGGCTGTCACAAGTTGGGATTGCTCAACAGGATGATCCAAGAAGATACCGGAAGGCGATCGATGACTACGGTGGCCCTGTTGAATTTAGTAAGGAGGCGGGAGTTGAGGTCATCCCACAAGTCCATCTCCTCCCGTGCCTTCCTCACCCGCTGCTGCACCTTCCGTACCACTGCCTCCATCTAGTTGTTCGCTGGCTGGTCTCGCTCCCCTCGTTCCCAGCAACTTCTTGAAGCCTGTGTAGTAATGGACCAAGGATTTTAACTCGGTAATACAGCTACAAAAAATTTCCAGGCAATCTGGTATATAAGTGTACAATAACCAAAAGTAGGATAACATATTTAAAAAGTACTAATAACACCTAAAATTCAACAAAAAAGTTTGAAATTTCTCCAGCTAGATGGAGGGATGAAGTTCAACAGGCATTACGAGGGGATCTAGAAATAGAGGGAAATACCTGGGATTACGAGGGGATCTAGAAATAGAGGGAAATACCTGGGATTACGAGGGGATATGGAGGATGAAGCCAACGAGGTGCTCCTTCACGACGACGTGGCTCAGCTGATGAAGCCAACGATGAGTTCCTTCTCGCCGGCGTGGCTGGGCTGGGGTGGGTCGGAGGCGGCACGCAGCAAGGATGACCGGACGGGGGCAGCGAGCGCGCGCGACgagcggccggcgacggcgcgcgcgaGCGGACGGGGGCCGGGTCGCGCGCGAGCGACGGCGCGCGAGCGGATGGGGGCCGCGCGCGAGCGGCCCGGACGGCGGGAtctagggcggcggcgctgcctgcTGGTGTGTGGCGAGCGGAAGGGGGCGGGATTcagggcggcggcgttgcgagTGGGTTTTTTCAGCCCAAGAGAGCAGAGTTAGGGTCCGAAACATTCTGGGCGGGCGCGCCCGCGCtcggatttttttttgcttgagCGCCAAATCCAAATAATTAGAAAATAGTTGGCGTTAAAATTTATTAGTTTTTACAGACGGGCTGTCCGATGTAGTATCAGGATTTACCGACAGACCATTCATtggtaaatatatatatatttatcgaCGGACCGTCACTCGTTAAAACAGGAATTACCGACAGATCGTCCATTAATAAGTTTTACCTACAGACTGTCCATTAGTATTAGTGCATTTTTACCAACTGACTCCTGTCGCTAATACGGTGTTGTGGTGTAGTGACTCCCCTCTTCCTCCCGAACCCCATTCTCCACCATCTCCAGTGTCGGAGCTACCGAATTGAACCACCACCCGTCGCTGTAGTTTCGTCAGAGGTCACCACGACACCAGTTGTGTCCCACCACCAGCGGCCGCTGGCGCCCTGCTGCTTTGCCGTCCCGCCCACAACCTATCACTACCGCCGGCTAACCTCCGCCCAAGGACCTCCCTCTACAGCTGAGAACTCGCTGGCGACCACCCCGAAATCCCCAACCCCGAAACCCCCAACCCGAAACCCAAAAACCTAAACCtaagtggcggcggcgaggcagagcaggagcggcggcggcgagcgcaaggaagaagaagaaggagcagctcgtgaggaggaaggaggacctAGTCAACCAAGTTGGGCTGAATAGAGGTAATGTTTTTTCTTTGAGGCGATGGTTCGGTGGTTTGTAGCATAGGCGACATATAGCCGTGGCGGGCTAGAGGAATGGGTCATGTGAGCATGCTAAGCCTAGATGCACGTTTTAATTTGCTAATGCTAGGAGACACACATGCGGGTGCGATGCGATCCGTCGTAGAAAGAAGATCCGCAGACTGCAAGTGGGTTTTTCTGGCATTGTTTATCTTCTACCTCGCGACAGTTGCCGCTGGAGTTTAGGATGGGGGGGACTGGATTTTCCTATGGGCAAAAAGACGAGGGAGGGAGTGGCAGGGAAgaccggtggcggcgacggattGGGGGCACTACAGTGGG from Panicum virgatum strain AP13 chromosome 9K, P.virgatum_v5, whole genome shotgun sequence encodes:
- the LOC120651616 gene encoding fluoride export protein 1-like, translated to MESSSARNNGSVENNLGYTRSASMDSAGPPLAARSGSMLSRRSSRQASRGSISLSREMGDSILNSMRHSLQSADQLLGDVDSSILAQLIESGRALPPEGDVDEDTANTSEHHKVGPLPDDVEVQNNGKSVVAPISLVETKVSISNTPADSCTKVEPYKLSLRLDYAAYMIHLAVFGFLGVFTRYGLQKLFGPDCLALTSDQSPLYPDLPSNMLGSFLMGWFGIIFKADIRNISDHLIIGITTGYMGSLTTFSGWNQKMVGLSSKGHWVYAIAGIVLGMFIVNESITVGAETGERLRSLILKYIKGRCSIGHKYDWEHWRVDTRTKQSVLLSVMMIVMSFLWVLSIALAVVKVRSLSDGAVLWMGCSVAPPGVWLRWYLARLNGQGIGKHQSFKWLPIGTLAANVLAAGIMAALAVTSKAVHTNRSTTILSGIQLGFLGCLSTVSTFAAEVYTMRRSGQIARAFVYAASTFLLSFVLGTLIYSLPVWKKHYR
- the LOC120648031 gene encoding pentatricopeptide repeat-containing protein At2g21090-like: MPAPGRPPPPASPRQYSGLLGALHHCISGGNAPAAVSLLPTLARAGLRAPFPLLSSLAGLLLLRPAAPSFPSLAGRLLLYVRLAGLKRLVPCSTQLADRLLSLHFLLGRPADARRLFAKMPRPSLHSYNAMLAGYARLGLAAPAAEVFANMPHRELVSYNAVMLALGRGCEARAAVELYSNLRNTYPSLGYSHRTFIALLGACAELMDSELATQFHGHLAVLGFLSDVSIASSLLDVYSKCGCTDDARNLFDERPTKDLRMWTTIVCACAEDGQLATARELFNQMPEKNVFSWNALVKGYVCHGKPVEALNMFQHLMREGLQPDQFTFASCLSACAAMPMHSLKLGQQIHGMLLRSGFDRSVMIISSLIDMYSKCGYLDGAIQVLGGLTGRERKSAMLWNGMLSALCHHGHAQDAIGFFVQMIHERLKPDANTFFLVLTACCHCSLVEEGMKFFDLMNERYRIVPGQDHCLCMVDLVSHASPDDKVVEWIKSSPFSFNERFWEILVRSCTIHGNRELLNKVEKQLGKLDHPE
- the LOC120651617 gene encoding uncharacterized protein At5g43822-like isoform X1, translated to MEAVVRKVQQRVRKAREEMDLWDDLNSRLLTKFNRATVVIDRLPVLGEDKNYGALRSVANIPEDLMGKQFENLELLFVSMRETLERLNGIVRALNKALRDTNQMVRGGSALTAKQMQLQVGISPTIAECLDGLRTLCEMHQDEFALKSSVISLLTWKSSSSDIAALRQLLVDQPNIPKDEVQSIFDIIFADEIC
- the LOC120651617 gene encoding uncharacterized protein At5g43822-like isoform X2 yields the protein MEAVVRKVQQRVRKAREEMDLWDDLNSRLLTKFNRATVVIDRLPVLGEDKNYGALRSVANIPEDLMGKQFENLELLFVSMRETLERLNGIVRALNKALRDTNQMVRGGSALTAKQMQLQVGISPTIAECLDGLRTLCEMHQDEFALKSSVISLLTWKSSSSDIAALRQLLVDQPNIPKDEGE